The DNA window CGCCGCGGTGGACGTTCGTATCCCCCGCGCTGAAGATCAGACCCGGATCGAAAAGAGAATGCTTGCGCTGAAGCCATTCCATCAGGGCGCGCTTTTGAAAATCGAGGGCGGAATCAACCGGCCGCCAATGGAGCGGGTGATGACGGAGGGCCTTTTCGTAAAAGCAAAAACGCTTGCAGGGCGACTCGGATTCGAATTGAAGGGCGCGGCGACCGGAGGTGGTTCGGATGGTAATTTCTCATCCGCCCTCGGCATCCCAACTCTGGACGGCTTGGGCGGGGTGGGCGACGGTGCACATGCCCTTCACGAACATATTCTTATTCGCGAGCTTCCACGTCGAGCAGCGCTGCTGGCTGCCTTACTGGCCACGCTCTAGGCGAATGGATGCCGAAAGTGCTACCCAGGCGGCCAGTGAAAGACTCGTCCTCCCAGCATGTGGACGTGCAGATGGTCAACGGTTTGTCCGGCCCACGGCCCGTTGTTGATGACCGTCCGGTAACCTCTGGCTTCAAGCTGCCTCTCTCTGGCCAATTGGGCAGCTACTGTGAAGAGGCGGCCCAGCATAGGGCCATCACTGTTGTCGGCTTCTTTAAGCGAGGGCAGGTGCTTTCGAGGCATCACCAGCAGATGTACCGGCGCCTGCGGATGAATATCTTCAATAGCGACCACCTGGTCGTCTTCATAAACAATCCTGGCGGGTTGCTGGCGCTCGATGATCTTGCAGAAGATACAATCGCTCATTCTTCCTCCGCACGAAAGCTCCCTCAGGCTCAGTTGATTCTTATCACATAGGTTTCCGTTGCAAGTTTCTCACGGACCAGTTGGCTGGCCAGTTCCTGCGCCTGCGCGCTGGTGCTTTCCTGTCCAACAAGAACAAGATTAAACACGCCGTTGCCATGCTCTGCTGTCCTGATGATGACGGGATGGAATTTCTTCTCGGCGCGATGTTTCAATCTTTCAGCATTGCTGCGATCAAGAAACGCGCCGATCTGGACCGAATAAATGCCGCCGGAGGAATCCGGCCCGGCGTTTAAAACCTCCAATCGCACGACAGCAGTTCCCGGCATGTGCATGGCCATTGCTGCCGCGTAGGAGAGATCGATGATGCGTCCCTCGACAAATGGTCCGCGATCATTGATCCGCACAACCACGCTTTGGCCGTTCTCCAGGTCGTGCACTCTTA is part of the Acidobacteriota bacterium genome and encodes:
- a CDS encoding histidine triad nucleotide-binding protein yields the protein MSDCIFCKIIERQQPARIVYEDDQVVAIEDIHPQAPVHLLVMPRKHLPSLKEADNSDGPMLGRLFTVAAQLARERQLEARGYRTVINNGPWAGQTVDHLHVHMLGGRVFHWPPG
- a CDS encoding septal ring lytic transglycosylase RlpA family protein; this translates as MVVKTFKTKTRSETFRKCGLLVFLAGLAVFWTGCHHRGVIVAPPSPAPAPVPPSNGRPPSTTQKQPPAPAPITQGEEGIASWYGHPFDGRATASGETFNMHAMTAAHRTLPFGTVVRVHDLENGQSVVVRINDRGPFVEGRIIDLSYAAAMAMHMPGTAVVRLEVLNAGPDSSGGIYSVQIGAFLDRSNAERLKHRAEKKFHPVIIRTAEHGNGVFNLVLVGQESTSAQAQELASQLVREKLATETYVIRIN